Proteins encoded in a region of the Thermocaproicibacter melissae genome:
- a CDS encoding EamA family transporter, whose protein sequence is MWLVFAILSAVFAALTSILAKIGIEGVNSNLATAIRTVVVVGMAWLMVFLTHAQSGLPEISKKSWIFLILSGLATGASWLCYYRALQIGEASKVVPVDKLSVVITLILAFLFLHEEFTVKSLIGCILIGAGTLIMVL, encoded by the coding sequence ATGTGGCTTGTTTTTGCAATCCTGTCCGCGGTGTTTGCAGCGCTTACCTCGATTCTCGCGAAGATCGGAATCGAAGGAGTCAATTCAAATCTCGCCACAGCAATCAGGACGGTTGTCGTTGTTGGAATGGCATGGCTGATGGTTTTTCTCACCCACGCCCAGTCTGGCTTGCCAGAAATCAGCAAAAAGAGCTGGATATTCTTAATCTTATCCGGCTTGGCAACCGGGGCATCGTGGCTTTGTTATTACAGAGCCTTGCAAATTGGGGAAGCATCGAAGGTTGTGCCGGTTGATAAGCTGAGCGTTGTAATTACGCTGATTCTTGCCTTCCTGTTTCTGCACGAAGAGTTTACGGTAAAATCTTTAATTGGATGCATCTTGATTGGCGCCGGCACTTTGATTATGGTGCTGTAA
- a CDS encoding ABC-2 transporter permease yields the protein MKSLILKDLYNIGHNAKSMLFLLVLFACFISSFQVSGYIFICAILCSAMIITTFAFDDNSNWTRYAVIMPVSKKDIVAAKFIVLIIFCAVGSLFGLIIGSICGVAANKITLDSAGIRELLTITLAALVISIIFGALSIPLLFKFGAEKGRLMMLVSYFIPTFIVAGIYKLLVMAGVQFTEQHFYILLCCSPIIAFVWCYGMFQISYRIFLKKDL from the coding sequence ATGAAAAGCTTGATTTTGAAAGACTTATATAATATCGGCCACAATGCAAAATCCATGCTGTTCCTTCTCGTGTTATTTGCCTGCTTTATTTCTTCTTTTCAGGTATCCGGATACATCTTTATCTGCGCGATTCTATGCAGCGCCATGATTATAACAACATTCGCATTTGACGATAATTCCAACTGGACGCGGTATGCGGTGATAATGCCTGTCTCCAAAAAAGATATCGTCGCTGCAAAGTTTATTGTGCTGATAATTTTCTGTGCAGTCGGAAGCCTGTTCGGATTGATAATTGGGTCCATCTGCGGGGTTGCAGCGAATAAAATTACCCTTGATTCTGCAGGAATCCGAGAGCTGCTGACGATTACTCTGGCGGCATTGGTAATTTCAATTATCTTCGGTGCCCTATCAATTCCGCTTTTATTCAAATTCGGCGCGGAAAAAGGCCGTCTGATGATGTTAGTGTCGTATTTCATTCCAACCTTTATCGTTGCGGGAATCTATAAGCTTCTCGTTATGGCGGGAGTGCAATTCACAGAACAACATTTCTACATTCTGCTATGCTGCTCCCCCATTATCGCATTCGTCTGGTGTTACGGAATGTTCCAAATCAGCTACCGAATTTTTTTGAAAAAAGATCTTTAA
- a CDS encoding ADP-ribosylglycohydrolase family protein: MLGAIIGDIVGSVYEWNNIKTKDFPLFRDDCFFTDDTVMTVATADALMNGGKKDDFIDAYKKWGRLYPDAGYGGRFSNWINSDDRKPYNSWGNGSAMRVSPCAWIMDCGFYARTGCWPSNSWDAVTTSAAVTHNHPEGIKGAQATAAAIFLCRFYAEGHAFDYSEPWSIDQLKNEVRTLIQENLGYDLSQTLDEIRPSYRFDESCQGSVPQAIIAFLESTDFEDAIRNAISLGGDSDTIAAITGSIAEAAYGIPQWIKDKAWTYLDEPLRDVCCRWYQFLKKSA, translated from the coding sequence ATGCTTGGCGCAATAATCGGCGACATTGTTGGTTCTGTCTATGAGTGGAATAACATCAAGACGAAAGACTTTCCCCTGTTTCGTGACGACTGCTTTTTCACGGACGACACGGTGATGACCGTCGCCACCGCCGACGCTCTGATGAACGGCGGCAAAAAGGACGACTTTATCGACGCCTACAAAAAGTGGGGCCGGCTGTATCCCGACGCCGGTTATGGGGGCAGATTCAGCAATTGGATAAACTCGGATGACCGAAAACCGTACAACAGCTGGGGCAACGGCTCGGCGATGCGCGTCTCGCCGTGCGCATGGATCATGGACTGCGGCTTCTACGCCAGAACCGGCTGCTGGCCGTCAAACAGCTGGGATGCGGTAACAACCTCCGCAGCGGTAACGCACAACCACCCGGAAGGCATTAAAGGCGCGCAGGCAACGGCAGCGGCCATCTTCTTGTGCCGCTTCTATGCCGAAGGCCATGCGTTTGACTACAGTGAGCCGTGGTCGATTGACCAATTGAAGAATGAGGTAAGAACACTGATTCAAGAAAATTTAGGTTACGACTTGTCTCAGACGCTGGATGAAATTCGCCCCTCCTACCGCTTTGACGAAAGCTGTCAGGGTTCCGTTCCGCAGGCGATTATCGCTTTCCTTGAAAGCACCGATTTTGAGGATGCAATCCGAAATGCCATTTCGTTGGGCGGCGACAGCGACACCATCGCTGCGATAACCGGCAGCATCGCCGAGGCTGCATACGGTATCCCGCAGTGGATAAAAGACAAAGCATGGACATACCTCGACGAGCCGCTCCGCGATGTGTGCTGCCGCTGGTATCAGTTTCTAAAAAAGTCAGCTTAA
- a CDS encoding CPBP family intramembrane glutamic endopeptidase has protein sequence MIGYLRKNIIPLIIESAFLAAVIFSKADTIYLNFCFYLLLTLYFAFRGEYSFTRIAGQVKQKKFWKDVFLTILILCIGYFLMLALQHAFPKIPVGAIKLKFDTPFKVFLFAVQTIFFPPLAEEMFYRKYLIVEGHGIGITVLTLLFSSVLFAAEHAIAPFGIAAYTILGIAFGLAYLRHKNIEVMMAAHFIVNLIGNGANIILCA, from the coding sequence ATGATTGGATATCTCCGAAAGAACATCATCCCTCTAATCATTGAATCTGCTTTCCTTGCGGCAGTTATCTTCTCAAAGGCTGACACCATATATCTGAATTTCTGTTTCTACCTTCTGCTGACCTTATATTTTGCCTTCAGAGGTGAGTATTCCTTCACCAGAATTGCAGGGCAGGTCAAGCAGAAAAAGTTTTGGAAAGACGTATTTTTAACAATTCTCATCCTCTGCATAGGGTACTTTCTCATGTTAGCATTGCAGCATGCATTTCCAAAGATTCCGGTTGGTGCAATTAAGCTCAAGTTCGACACACCCTTTAAGGTATTCCTTTTTGCGGTTCAAACCATCTTCTTTCCACCGCTTGCCGAGGAGATGTTTTATCGAAAATATTTAATCGTTGAAGGGCATGGCATTGGAATCACCGTATTGACTTTGCTTTTTAGTTCCGTTCTTTTTGCGGCAGAACACGCCATCGCTCCATTCGGCATTGCTGCATATACGATTTTGGGAATAGCCTTCGGGCTGGCATATCTTAGGCACAAAAACATCGAAGTGATGATGGCTGCGCATTTCATTGTAAACCTAATCGGAAACGGGGCTAACATCATTCTGTGTGCTTAG